One window of Bacteroidales bacterium genomic DNA carries:
- a CDS encoding SusC/RagA family TonB-linked outer membrane protein produces the protein MRKFTLLLALLVFIGMQVVNAQKTITGTVTSLDDGTTLPGVAVVVKGTTTGTITDVNGKYSLDVPEDATILVFKYVGMVTEEMEIGANKIIDLSMVLDIMGLDEVVVTAFGITREKKALGYSVQELDGDEFTKAREANMVNSLSGKVAGVNVTNTSGAVGSSSRITLRGASSITGNNQPLFIVDGVPIDDGNYGNADSYGGFDLPNGISDISPDDIESISVLKGPNAAALYGLRAANGVIVITTKSGKQQVAGQGVGITFNSSTSWENPLVLPSFQNSYGQGGSKDKFEWIDGTLGDGGVDESWGPPLDVGLSFTQWDSYKVNGAPLPWVSHPDNIKNFFETGLTTNNNLSFTGGTENISYRLSTGMMNQTGIIPNTDFTKYNISGKSSINFTEKLKAGFNVNYIKSESGNLPTGGYTGENPVQQMIWSGRNVDFEALKDYENLPLADPGTPAVGTPINWNTQFQNNPYWVLDNNLNKMKKDRLIGGFNLSYQIADYLSISGKTGIDHWSMITKEEKAVGTNIDDFRYGYYRQIARNRTEINSELLISFNKKFTEDIDFNLNFGGNRMYRKYDRLTGIAPQLELEGVYNLSNVRSGVPVTLTNFLEESKINSIYGFGQVSYKDAIFLDFTGRNDWASVLPIDNNSFFYPSVTLSALITEFVDIDPNMLTFLKVRGGWSKVGSTGALDPYDIQQTFSFRNPTNEPPNGGPWGTVLLPFTDLVLSNPTLKSETTTGIELGIDARFLSNRIRLDLTYFNQKSTDLLVPVEISAASGYIQAWDNVGEMVNKGFEIQLGITPVKTKDLKVDLDLNFYKNNNEVTSLGGLDALILGGQWNVDLQARVGEPWGVLFGPGYLKDDNGNIIHENGIAQVDDDYRILGNIAPDWRGGVTLNVSYKSFTFNTTIDAKMGGDVYSMTTTWGRYAGILEESLYGRETGIIGDGVMQIGTDANGDPIYGPNDVVVTAKAYNQSAYDNSVAEGSVFDASYIKLRQIIIGYDFPKEWFANLPIYRASFSLVGRNLAILFKNVPHIDPETSFSSENAQQGIEFGQLPSVRSYGFNININF, from the coding sequence ATGAGAAAATTTACTCTGCTACTTGCACTACTTGTTTTTATAGGTATGCAAGTGGTTAATGCACAAAAAACGATCACCGGTACGGTTACCAGCTTAGATGATGGTACAACCCTGCCTGGTGTAGCTGTTGTTGTTAAAGGTACAACTACCGGTACAATTACTGATGTTAACGGTAAATACTCTTTAGATGTACCTGAAGATGCAACAATACTGGTTTTCAAATACGTCGGTATGGTTACTGAAGAGATGGAAATAGGTGCCAATAAAATTATCGACTTAAGTATGGTCCTTGATATTATGGGACTTGATGAAGTTGTTGTTACGGCATTTGGTATAACCAGAGAAAAAAAGGCTCTTGGTTATTCTGTTCAGGAACTTGATGGAGATGAATTTACTAAAGCTCGTGAAGCTAACATGGTTAATTCTCTTTCAGGAAAAGTTGCTGGTGTAAACGTTACAAATACTTCCGGTGCTGTTGGTTCATCATCAAGGATTACCCTAAGAGGAGCTTCCTCTATAACAGGGAATAATCAGCCACTATTTATAGTTGATGGCGTACCCATTGATGACGGTAATTATGGTAATGCTGATTCTTATGGAGGTTTTGACCTTCCGAATGGTATTTCCGATATTAGTCCGGATGATATTGAATCAATATCAGTTTTGAAAGGACCTAATGCTGCAGCACTATACGGATTAAGAGCTGCTAATGGTGTTATTGTAATAACTACAAAATCAGGTAAACAACAAGTAGCAGGACAAGGAGTTGGAATAACATTCAACTCATCAACTTCATGGGAAAATCCATTGGTTCTACCTTCTTTCCAAAATTCTTACGGACAGGGTGGAAGTAAAGACAAATTCGAATGGATTGACGGAACTCTTGGCGATGGCGGTGTTGATGAAAGTTGGGGTCCACCATTAGATGTAGGTCTTTCTTTTACACAATGGGATTCTTATAAAGTTAATGGTGCACCACTTCCATGGGTATCACATCCTGATAATATTAAAAATTTCTTTGAAACTGGACTTACAACTAATAATAATTTGTCATTTACAGGAGGAACAGAAAATATATCTTATCGATTATCAACAGGAATGATGAATCAAACAGGTATTATTCCAAATACTGATTTTACAAAATATAATATAAGTGGAAAATCTTCTATTAATTTTACTGAAAAACTGAAAGCAGGATTTAATGTTAATTATATTAAGTCGGAAAGTGGCAATCTGCCTACCGGAGGTTATACAGGTGAAAATCCTGTTCAGCAAATGATTTGGTCTGGTAGAAATGTTGATTTTGAAGCTTTAAAAGATTATGAGAATTTACCACTCGCAGATCCTGGCACACCAGCTGTAGGTACTCCAATTAACTGGAACACACAATTCCAAAATAATCCATATTGGGTACTTGATAATAATTTAAATAAAATGAAAAAGGACAGGCTTATTGGTGGTTTTAATTTATCTTATCAAATAGCTGATTACCTAAGCATTTCAGGAAAAACAGGTATTGACCATTGGTCAATGATTACAAAAGAAGAAAAAGCAGTAGGTACTAATATTGATGATTTTCGTTATGGTTATTATAGACAAATAGCAAGAAACCGAACAGAAATTAATTCTGAATTATTAATATCATTTAATAAAAAATTTACAGAAGACATTGATTTTAATCTAAATTTTGGTGGTAATAGAATGTATAGAAAATATGATAGATTGACAGGAATTGCTCCTCAATTAGAATTAGAAGGTGTTTATAACCTATCAAATGTTAGATCAGGAGTTCCTGTTACATTAACTAATTTTCTTGAGGAAAGTAAAATCAATAGTATTTATGGATTTGGACAAGTTTCTTATAAAGACGCCATTTTTCTTGATTTCACAGGAAGAAATGATTGGGCAAGTGTATTACCAATAGATAATAATTCTTTCTTCTATCCTTCGGTAACTTTAAGTGCTTTAATAACAGAATTTGTTGATATTGATCCAAATATGTTAACTTTCTTAAAAGTTAGAGGTGGTTGGTCTAAAGTTGGTAGTACAGGAGCGTTAGACCCTTATGATATTCAACAAACTTTTAGTTTTAGAAACCCTACTAATGAGCCGCCTAACGGTGGACCATGGGGAACTGTTTTATTACCATTTACTGATTTGGTTTTAAGCAATCCTACTCTTAAATCAGAGACGACAACAGGTATTGAATTAGGTATTGATGCAAGATTCTTAAGTAATCGTATTAGATTAGACCTTACTTATTTTAACCAGAAAAGTACTGATTTACTTGTTCCTGTTGAAATTTCAGCAGCATCAGGATACATTCAAGCTTGGGATAATGTGGGCGAAATGGTAAATAAGGGGTTTGAAATTCAACTTGGTATTACTCCTGTAAAAACCAAAGACCTGAAAGTTGACCTTGATCTTAATTTTTATAAGAATAATAATGAAGTTACATCTCTTGGAGGCTTAGATGCATTGATTCTGGGAGGACAGTGGAATGTTGATTTACAAGCACGTGTAGGTGAGCCTTGGGGTGTTTTATTTGGCCCCGGCTATTTAAAAGATGATAATGGTAATATTATTCATGAAAATGGTATTGCTCAAGTTGACGATGATTACAGAATATTGGGTAATATTGCACCAGACTGGAGAGGTGGTGTTACTTTGAATGTTTCTTACAAAAGTTTTACATTCAACACAACAATTGATGCTAAAATGGGTGGAGATGTTTATTCAATGACAACTACCTGGGGCAGATATGCCGGTATATTGGAAGAATCTTTATATGGAAGAGAAACCGGTATTATTGGAGATGGAGTAATGCAAATTGGAACTGATGCAAATGGAGACCCTATTTATGGACCAAATGACGTAGTAGTTACAGCTAAAGCATATAATCAGTCTGCTTATGATAATTCTGTAGCTGAAGGTTCGGTTTTTGATGCTTCGTATATAAAATTACGACAGATAATAATAGGTTATGACTTCCCTAAAGAATGGTTTGCTAATCTTCCTATTTATAGAGCATCTTTCTCTCTCGTAGGACGAAATCTTGCTATCCTATTTAAGAATGTACCTCACATTGACCCTGAAACTTCTTTCAGTAGCGAGAATGCTCAGCAAGGTATTGAATTTGGTCAGTTGCCTTCTGTAAGAAGCTATGGTTTCAATATTAATATTAACTTTTAA
- a CDS encoding PAS domain-containing protein, producing MFSEKNLIRKELPDLLNKAQNSFAILNNEGQILLANQHFYKLYGYTNNEYSKKFGNIVFSLSNNEEYSNIFKQLELNNGSVDYITNCERKSGDMIWLQTTLTPIIDKNGELEKIIAVETDITHLKEIEVDLNQKNEHMLSLTEYLEDVNAELEAQKIEIDKQKQAIEEEKHKSEELLLNILPKEVAAQLKSKGRAKPRHYKNVTVMFTDFKNFTKLCENLEPKELVNILHSYFATFDDIVRHHFIEKIKTIGDAYMCAGGLPLRNKSHPIDAVLAALEIQQYMNSLNDSKVLENIPVWELRLGIHTGEVIAGVVGKRKFAYDIWGDTVNIASRMESAGHVGMINISGTTYEYIKDYFNCDYRGKIEVKNKGKIDMYFVNGIMPELSFNGLGKIPNEEFIKILSKI from the coding sequence ATGTTTTCAGAAAAGAATTTAATACGGAAAGAATTACCCGATTTGCTTAATAAAGCACAAAATTCGTTTGCAATACTTAATAATGAAGGGCAAATATTATTAGCAAATCAACATTTTTATAAATTATATGGTTATACAAATAATGAATATTCTAAGAAATTTGGGAACATAGTCTTTAGCTTATCAAATAATGAAGAATACAGTAATATATTTAAACAATTAGAATTAAATAATGGTTCTGTTGATTATATTACAAATTGCGAGAGAAAATCAGGCGATATGATATGGTTACAAACTACCCTGACACCTATAATTGATAAAAACGGAGAACTTGAAAAAATTATTGCAGTTGAAACAGATATTACACATTTGAAAGAAATTGAAGTTGACCTGAATCAGAAAAATGAACATATGCTGTCTCTTACTGAATATTTAGAGGATGTAAATGCTGAGTTAGAGGCACAAAAAATTGAAATTGATAAACAAAAGCAAGCTATCGAAGAAGAAAAACATAAATCAGAAGAATTATTATTAAATATATTACCAAAAGAAGTTGCTGCACAATTAAAATCGAAAGGAAGAGCCAAACCTCGCCATTATAAAAATGTTACAGTAATGTTCACTGATTTTAAGAACTTTACAAAATTATGTGAAAATCTTGAACCAAAAGAACTTGTTAATATTCTTCATTCGTATTTTGCTACCTTTGATGATATTGTCAGGCATCATTTTATTGAAAAAATAAAAACTATCGGAGATGCATATATGTGTGCGGGAGGTTTACCTCTACGAAACAAAAGCCACCCTATTGATGCAGTATTAGCTGCTCTTGAAATTCAGCAATATATGAATAGTTTAAATGATTCAAAAGTACTGGAAAATATACCGGTTTGGGAATTACGATTAGGAATACACACAGGAGAAGTAATTGCCGGTGTAGTCGGGAAACGAAAATTTGCATATGATATCTGGGGAGATACTGTTAATATTGCCAGCAGAATGGAATCCGCAGGGCATGTAGGAATGATTAATATTTCCGGCACAACTTATGAATATATTAAAGATTATTTTAATTGTGATTATCGTGGTAAAATAGAGGTAAAAAATAAAGGGAAAATTGACATGTATTTTGTAAATGGTATTATGCCTGAATTATCTTTTAATGGTCTTGGTAAAATCCCAAATGAAGAGTTTATTAAAATATTAAGTAAGATATAG
- a CDS encoding DUF559 domain-containing protein — translation MREFSGLRNDSTKGEIILWKKVLRNRKFYGYQFNRQYAIGNYIVDFIIRKLKLVIEIDGYSHNFTLERDIAKDKYLKKIGYTVLRFQEKEIYKNINNVIKTLEQYYYEFTNQSPQPPFQRGNTELAILWK, via the coding sequence ATTCGTGAATTTTCCGGGTTAAGAAATGATTCAACAAAAGGCGAAATAATACTGTGGAAAAAAGTATTAAGGAATAGAAAGTTTTATGGGTATCAATTTAATAGACAATATGCTATTGGTAACTATATTGTTGATTTTATTATCAGAAAATTAAAATTAGTTATTGAGATTGATGGATATTCACATAATTTCACTTTAGAAAGAGATATTGCAAAAGATAAATATCTAAAAAAAATTGGATATACTGTATTAAGGTTTCAGGAAAAAGAAATATATAAAAATATAAATAATGTTATAAAAACATTAGAACAATATTATTATGAATTTACCAATCAATCCCCCCAACCCCCTTTTCAAAGGGGGAATACGGAATTAGCAATTTTATGGAAATAA
- a CDS encoding PD40 domain-containing protein — protein MIRKITLLFLLIYPLIILSQDEARLMRFPTINGNKIVFTYAGDLYSVGSSGGLARKLTNHIGFEMFAKFSPDGKNIAFTGQYDGNTEVYLMPSEGGKPVRLTYTATLSRDDISDRMGPNNIVMAWTNDGQNITYRSRKQSYNSFIGCLFNVSINGGLSEGLPLPTGGFCSYSPDGKKLTYNKIFREFRTWKYYKGGMADDVWIFDFETKETVNITNNDAQNIFPMWHKNKIYFASDRERIMNLFVYDIQTKEIKKVTNFTEYDIKFPSLGDKSIIFENAGYIYVLDLQTEKYEKISIQITDDFISSRNEIKDASKNINYYSISPDGNRALFGARGDIYSVPAKSGITKNFTKSSGVHDRNPEWSPDGKYLAYISDETGEDEIYIIKQDGISKPVQLTKNTNIYKFNLKWSSDSKKILWNDKKFKLQYIDIETNEIRIVDKSEAGSIGSFDWSPDNKWIVYSRSEINKKNIICLYNIQDKSITEITQGWYYSTRPTFSNDGKYLVFTSSRDFSPIWNDVEWNFAYKDMNKIYLMTLNKNTPSPLAPKNDQVKINGDSENDTKKTKDEKIEQIKIDLEGISDRMISLPVKASNYWNINVVDNKIYYCERAHNSKTYSVKFFDLKENKETSIGTDISFEISADNKKMMIKKGNDYYIEKLPSSKIKTENKVDLSNMKILVDKKAEWDQVYYESWRQMRDFFYASNMHGVDWEAMKNKYAALLPYVNHRADLNYIIGELIGELSVGHAYTGNGDRPLPERIPMGLLGCEISHHSSGYYKIEKILKGENWDKRLRSPLEDVGVNVKEGDFIIAVNGESTKNMKNIYESLVNMADKQVELTINSKPEESGSKNVIVVPIDNEHELYYHNWVLNNIKKVNEATNNEVGYIHLPDMVSYGLNQFARTFYSQLSKKALIIDNRGNGGGNVSPMVIERLRRQLDYVNMRGESLYPRTSPGGMILGPKIMILDCYSASDGDLVAYRFRKNNLGKIIGTRSWGGVVGIRGSLPFIDGGTLRTPMLAPYAADGSGWIIEGYGVEPDIVIVNDPAKEYAGEDQQLNKAIELILEELKENKPELPPVPPFPDKSK, from the coding sequence CTTTTATTTTTACTTATTTATCCTCTAATTATCTTATCTCAGGATGAAGCACGTTTAATGCGTTTTCCTACAATTAACGGAAACAAAATTGTTTTTACGTATGCAGGTGATTTGTATAGTGTTGGAAGTTCTGGCGGTCTTGCAAGAAAATTAACAAACCATATTGGTTTTGAGATGTTTGCAAAGTTTTCACCTGATGGAAAAAATATTGCTTTTACAGGTCAATATGATGGAAATACTGAAGTTTATCTGATGCCCTCAGAAGGTGGGAAACCGGTAAGATTAACATATACTGCCACACTTAGCCGTGATGATATTTCAGATAGAATGGGTCCGAACAATATTGTTATGGCATGGACAAATGATGGGCAAAATATAACTTATCGTTCACGAAAACAATCATATAATTCATTTATCGGTTGCTTATTTAATGTTTCCATAAATGGTGGGCTTTCTGAAGGGTTACCTCTTCCTACAGGTGGTTTTTGTTCATACTCACCGGATGGTAAAAAATTAACCTATAATAAAATTTTCAGGGAATTCAGAACATGGAAATATTATAAAGGTGGAATGGCTGATGATGTATGGATATTTGACTTTGAAACAAAAGAAACAGTTAATATTACAAATAATGATGCTCAGAATATTTTCCCGATGTGGCACAAAAACAAAATATATTTTGCTTCGGATAGAGAGCGTATTATGAACCTTTTTGTTTATGACATTCAAACAAAAGAAATTAAAAAAGTTACCAATTTTACTGAATATGACATAAAGTTTCCTTCGCTTGGAGATAAATCAATTATTTTTGAAAATGCAGGTTATATTTATGTTCTTGACTTGCAGACAGAAAAATATGAAAAAATTTCTATTCAAATTACAGATGATTTTATTAGTAGCAGAAACGAAATAAAAGATGCAAGTAAAAATATTAATTATTATAGCATTTCTCCTGATGGTAATAGGGCACTTTTCGGAGCAAGAGGGGATATATATTCTGTCCCTGCAAAAAGCGGTATTACAAAAAACTTTACAAAATCATCCGGAGTTCATGATAGAAATCCTGAATGGTCACCTGATGGAAAATATCTAGCTTATATTTCTGATGAAACCGGAGAGGATGAGATTTATATTATCAAACAGGATGGTATTTCTAAACCTGTACAGCTAACAAAAAATACTAATATTTATAAATTTAATCTTAAATGGTCATCTGATAGTAAAAAAATTCTATGGAACGATAAAAAATTCAAACTTCAATATATTGATATTGAAACAAATGAAATAAGAATAGTAGATAAATCAGAAGCTGGTTCAATCGGAAGTTTTGACTGGTCGCCTGATAATAAATGGATTGTATACTCAAGAAGTGAAATAAATAAAAAGAATATTATTTGTTTATACAATATTCAGGATAAAAGTATAACAGAAATTACACAAGGTTGGTATTATTCAACCCGTCCAACATTTAGTAATGATGGAAAATATTTAGTTTTTACATCAAGTCGCGACTTTAGTCCGATATGGAATGATGTTGAATGGAATTTTGCTTATAAAGATATGAACAAAATATACCTGATGACTCTCAATAAAAATACTCCTTCACCATTGGCTCCAAAAAATGATCAAGTTAAAATAAATGGAGATTCTGAAAACGATACTAAAAAGACTAAAGACGAAAAAATTGAACAAATAAAAATTGATTTGGAAGGTATTAGCGACAGAATGATAAGTTTACCTGTTAAAGCATCTAATTATTGGAATATTAATGTAGTTGATAATAAAATCTATTATTGTGAAAGGGCTCATAATTCCAAAACTTATTCAGTAAAATTCTTTGACCTGAAAGAAAATAAAGAAACTTCAATTGGAACAGATATATCATTTGAAATATCAGCCGATAATAAAAAAATGATGATTAAAAAAGGTAATGACTATTATATTGAGAAACTTCCATCATCAAAAATAAAAACTGAAAACAAAGTTGATTTATCAAACATGAAAATTTTAGTTGATAAAAAAGCTGAATGGGATCAAGTTTATTATGAAAGCTGGAGGCAAATGAGAGATTTCTTTTATGCATCAAATATGCATGGTGTTGATTGGGAAGCTATGAAAAACAAATATGCAGCTTTATTACCATATGTAAATCACAGGGCTGATTTGAATTATATTATAGGAGAACTAATTGGTGAACTTAGTGTTGGTCATGCATATACAGGAAATGGCGACCGCCCTTTACCTGAAAGAATACCAATGGGATTGTTAGGCTGTGAAATTAGTCATCATTCGAGTGGATATTATAAAATTGAAAAAATCCTTAAAGGTGAAAACTGGGATAAAAGACTACGCTCACCCTTAGAAGATGTTGGTGTTAATGTAAAAGAAGGAGATTTTATTATTGCTGTTAACGGAGAATCAACCAAAAATATGAAAAATATTTATGAATCATTGGTTAATATGGCTGACAAACAGGTTGAATTAACAATAAATTCAAAACCCGAAGAATCAGGTAGTAAAAATGTTATTGTAGTTCCTATTGATAATGAACACGAACTTTATTACCATAACTGGGTTTTAAATAATATTAAAAAAGTTAATGAAGCAACAAATAATGAAGTTGGTTATATACATTTGCCGGATATGGTTAGTTATGGGTTAAATCAGTTTGCACGAACTTTTTATTCACAATTATCAAAGAAAGCCTTAATCATCGATAACAGGGGAAATGGAGGAGGAAATGTTTCACCTATGGTAATTGAAAGACTCAGAAGGCAATTAGATTATGTAAATATGAGGGGTGAATCATTATATCCGAGAACCAGTCCGGGAGGTATGATATTAGGTCCAAAAATCATGATACTTGATTGTTATTCTGCATCTGATGGTGATTTAGTAGCTTATAGGTTTAGAAAAAACAATCTCGGTAAAATTATCGGAACACGTTCATGGGGAGGAGTTGTCGGAATTAGGGGTTCATTACCATTTATTGATGGAGGCACTCTCCGAACTCCAATGCTTGCACCTTATGCAGCTGATGGAAGTGGATGGATAATTGAAGGATATGGTGTTGAACCTGATATTGTGATAGTAAACGACCCTGCAAAAGAATATGCAGGAGAAGACCAGCAATTAAATAAAGCTATTGAACTGATTTTGGAAGAACTTAAGGAAAATAAGCCCGAACTTCCACCAGTACCACCATTTCCTGATAAAAGTAAATAA
- a CDS encoding SusD/RagB family nutrient-binding outer membrane lipoprotein — protein sequence MKKTKILISTILLGLFFITACDKDFEELNKNPNDATEVSSGLITADVVRNLGNSLYSTFWGGDMGSCWSQQWAKVNYEEEARYKPRESVIEGTIWKRLYEDVISDAHIMEQLAIAEGNSNMQGVALVMQAYTYSILTETFGMIPFSEAMQSAEGNFTPVYDSQQDVYNGIFAMLDKADGLFSATGGTITAASDILYGGDYTGWQKFANTLKFRLKMRISHKVDVSTDLQDILDNKSVFTSNSDEAKLIYLSAAPNANPIYESLVLGARFEYKVNKVLVDMLVNLNDPRLAVYAEKNGDGEYRGKPSGIDNVPSTDWNYENVSAVGDLYTQPETPAIFMSYSEFMFLKAEAALKGYITGNAQTFYENGVAASFTTNEISSSYAAYITQATVATATLQNVAEQNWLGLYCQGIESWTEWRRTGYPVLVIAIEAVEPEIPSRLSYPEIELSVNKTSCEAAISAQGGDNLTTKFWWLK from the coding sequence ATGAAAAAAACAAAAATTTTAATATCAACAATATTATTAGGATTATTTTTTATTACAGCTTGTGATAAAGATTTCGAAGAATTAAATAAAAATCCTAATGATGCTACGGAAGTATCTTCCGGTCTTATTACCGCTGATGTGGTAAGAAATCTAGGCAATTCATTATACAGCACTTTTTGGGGTGGTGATATGGGTTCATGCTGGTCTCAGCAATGGGCAAAAGTTAATTACGAAGAAGAAGCAAGATATAAACCACGTGAAAGTGTTATAGAAGGTACAATATGGAAAAGATTATACGAAGATGTTATCTCTGATGCACATATTATGGAACAACTTGCAATAGCAGAAGGAAATAGTAATATGCAAGGTGTTGCTTTGGTTATGCAAGCTTATACTTATTCAATTTTAACCGAAACTTTTGGTATGATTCCATTTTCTGAAGCAATGCAATCTGCTGAGGGAAATTTTACTCCTGTTTATGACAGTCAGCAAGATGTTTATAACGGCATTTTTGCTATGCTTGATAAAGCTGATGGTTTATTTTCAGCAACAGGTGGAACTATTACTGCTGCTTCTGACATCCTTTATGGAGGTGATTATACAGGATGGCAAAAATTTGCTAATACTTTAAAATTCCGTTTAAAGATGAGAATTTCTCACAAGGTTGATGTATCAACCGATTTGCAGGATATATTGGATAACAAGTCTGTTTTTACTTCAAATAGTGATGAGGCAAAATTAATCTATTTATCTGCAGCTCCAAATGCAAATCCTATATATGAATCACTTGTATTAGGTGCCAGATTCGAATATAAGGTAAATAAAGTCTTAGTTGATATGCTTGTTAACCTTAACGACCCAAGATTAGCAGTATATGCTGAGAAAAACGGCGATGGTGAATATAGAGGTAAACCTTCAGGAATTGATAATGTTCCTAGTACTGACTGGAATTATGAAAATGTTTCTGCCGTAGGTGATTTATACACACAGCCAGAAACTCCTGCAATATTTATGTCATATTCGGAATTTATGTTTTTAAAAGCTGAGGCTGCTCTTAAAGGTTATATTACAGGTAATGCCCAAACTTTCTATGAAAATGGTGTAGCGGCTTCATTTACCACAAACGAAATAAGTTCCAGTTATGCTGCTTATATTACTCAAGCTACTGTTGCTACTGCTACACTACAAAATGTTGCAGAACAAAACTGGTTAGGATTATACTGTCAGGGTATTGAAAGCTGGACTGAATGGAGAAGAACAGGTTATCCTGTATTAGTAATTGCTATTGAGGCTGTTGAACCTGAAATTCCATCAAGATTATCTTATCCTGAAATCGAATTATCAGTTAATAAAACAAGTTGTGAAGCTGCCATTTCAGCACAAGGTGGTGATAATCTTACTACTAAATTCTGGTGGTTAAAATAA